The proteins below come from a single Larimichthys crocea isolate SSNF chromosome II, L_crocea_2.0, whole genome shotgun sequence genomic window:
- the LOC113747635 gene encoding tripartite motif-containing protein 16-like, whose product MAQKGAQLARETISCSICLDLLKDPVTIPCGHSYCMKCIQNFWDGEDEKRIHSCPQCRQTFTPRPVLVKNTMLAALVEELKKTGLQAAPDDHCYAGPEDVACDVCTGRKLKALKSCLVCLASYCEKHLQPHHDVAPLKKHKLVEPSKKLQENICSRHDEVMKMFCRTDQQCICYLCSVDEHKGHDTVSAAAERTERQRELEVSRLNIQQRIQDREKDVKELQQEVEAINGSADKAVEDSEKIFTELIRLMEKRRSDVKQQVRSQQETEVSRVKDLQEKLEQEITELKRKDAELEKLSHTEDHNQFLHNYPSLSRLSQSTDSSSINIRPLRDFEDVTAAVSELRDKLQDVLRDQRTNISLTDTEVHVSLSGPEPEPKTRAEFLKYSRELTLDPNTANTQLLLSEGNRKVTLMKQPQSYSSHPDRFTYWVQVLSRESLTGRCYWEVERRGGGVDVAVTYKNISRAGSSDECGFGYNDKSWRLYCDTNSYNFCYNKVRTPVSGPQSSRVGVYLDHSAGILSFYSVSETMTLLHRVQTTFTQPLYAGLWIYYGSSAELCEVK is encoded by the coding sequence atGGCGCAGAAAGGAGCTCAGCTGGCCCGGGAAACTATTTCTTGTtcgatctgtctggatctactgaaggatccggtgactattccctgtggacacagctactgcatgaagtgtattcaaaacttctgggatggagaggatgagaagagaatccacagctgccctcagtgtaggcagaccttcacaccgaggcctgtcctggtgaaaaacaccatgttagcagctttagtggaggaactgaagaagactggactccaagctgctcctgatgatcactgctatgctggacctgaagatgtggcctgtgatgtctgcactgggagaaaactgaaagctctgaagtcctgtctggtctgtctggcctcttactgtgagaaacacctccagcctcatcatgatgtagctccattaaagaaacacaagctggtggagccctccaagaagctccaggagaacatctgctctcgtcatgatgaggtgatgaagatgttctgccgtactgatcagcagtgtatctgttatctctgctctgtggatgaacataaaggccacgacacagtctcagctgcagcagaaaggactgagaggcagagagagctcgaggtgagtcgactaaacatccagcagagaatccaggacagagagaaagatgtgaaggagctccaacaggaggtggaggctatcaatggctctgctgataaagcagtggaggacagtgagaagatcttcactgagctgatccgtctcatggagaaaagaaggtctgatgtgaagcagcaggtcagatcccagcaggaaactgaagtgagtcgagtcaaagatcttcaggagaagctggagcaggagatcactgagctgaagaggaaagacgctgagctggagaagctctcacacacagaggaccacaaccagtttctacacaactacccctcactgtcacgactcagccaatctacagactcatccagcatcaatatccgtcctctgagggactttgaggatgtgacagctgctgtgtcagagctcagagataaactacaggacgttctgagggaccaacggacaaacatctcactgacagacactgaagtccatgtttcactgtcaggaccagaaccagagcccaagaccagagctgagttcttaaaatattcacgtgaactcacactggatccaaacacagcaaacacacagctgttattatctgaggggaacagaaaagtgacattaatgaaacaacctcagtcttattctagtcacccagacagattcacttaTTGGGTtcaggtcctgagtagagagagtctgactggacgttgttactgggaggtggagaggagaggaggaggagttgatgtagcagtcacatacaagaatatcagcagagcagggagctcAGATGAATGTGGATTTGGAtacaatgacaaatcttggagGTTATattgtgacacaaacagttatAACTTTTGTTACAACAAAGTCCGCactcccgtctcaggtcctcagtcctccagagttggagtgtacctggatcacagtgcaggtattctgtccttctacagcgtctctgaaaccatgactctcctccacagagtccagaccacgttcactcagcctctctatgctggactttgGATTTATTATGGATCCTCTGCTGAGTTGTGTGAAgtgaaatag
- the LOC113747502 gene encoding tripartite motif-containing protein 16-like isoform X1 — translation MEQQRNRLDQEKFCCSICLDLLKDPVTIPCGHSYCMKCIQNFWDGEDEKRIHSCPQCRQTFTPRPVLMKNTMLADLVEELKKTGLQAAPDDHCYAGPEDVACDFCTGRKLKALKSCLVCLASYCEKHLQPHHDVAPLKKHKLVEPSKKLQENICSRHDEVMKMFCRTDQQCICYLCSVDEHKGHDTVSAAAERTERQRELEVSRLNIQQRIQDREKDVKELQQEVEAINGSADKAVEDSEKIFTELIRLMEKRRSDVKQQVRSQQETEVSRVKDLQEKLEQEITELKRKDAELEELSHTEDHNEFLHNYPSLSRLSQSTDSSSINIRPLRYFEDVTAAVSELRDILQDVLRDQRTNISLTDTEVHVSLSGPEPEPKTRAEFLKYSRELTLDPNTANTKLLLSEGNRKATLMTDQQSYSSHPDRFTGYSQVLSTESLTGRCYWEVEWRGGRVCVAVTYNNIRKAGSSNECKFGHNDKSWVLRCKKNSYTFCYNNVQTPVSGPQSSRVGVYLDHSAGILSFYSVSETMTLLHRVQTTFTQPLYAGLWIYYSYGDTAELCKLK, via the coding sequence ATGGAGCAGCAAAGAAATCGACTGGACCAAGAAAAATTCTGCTGTtcgatctgtctggatctactgaaggatccggtgactattccctgtggacacagctactgcatgaagtgtattcaaaacttctgggatggagaggatgagaagagaatccacagctgccctcagtgtaggcagaccttcacaccgaggcctgtcctgatgaaaaacaccatgttagcagatttagtggaggaactgaagaagactggactccaagctgctcctgatgatcactgctatgctggacctgaagatgtggcctgtgatttctgcactgggagaaaactgaaagctctgaagtcctgtctggtctgtctggcctcttactgtgagaaacacctccagcctcatcatgatgtagctccattaaagaaacacaagctggtggagccctccaagaagctccaggagaacatctgctctcgtcatgatgaggtgatgaagatgttctgccgtactgatcagcagtgtatctgttatctctgctctgtggatgaacataaaggccacgacacagtctcagctgcagcagaaaggactgagaggcagagagagctcgaggtgagtcgactaaacatccagcagagaatccaggacagagagaaagatgtgaaggagctccaacaggaggtggaggctatcaatggctctgctgataaagcagtggaggacagtgagaagatcttcactgagctgatccgtctcatggagaaaagaaggtctgatgtgaagcagcaggtcagatcccagcaggaaactgaagtgagtcgagtcaaagatcttcaggagaagctggagcaggagatcactgagctgaagaggaaagacgctgagctggaggaactctcacacacagaggaccacaatgagtttctacacaactacccctcactgtcacgactcagccaatctacagactcatccagcatcaatatccgtcctctgaggtactttgaggatgtgacagctgctgtgtcagagctcagagatatactacaggacgttctgagggaccaacggacaaacatctcactgacagacactgaagtccatgtttcactgtcaggaccagaaccagagcccaagaccagagctgagttcttaaaatattcacgtgaactcacactggatccaaacacagcaaacacaaagctgttattatctgaggggaacagaaaggCAACATTAATGACAGATCAACAGTCTTATTCTAGTCATCCAGACAGATTCACTGGATATTCTCAGGTCCTGAGCACAGAGagtctgactggacgttgttactgggaggtggagtggagaggaggaagagtttgtgtagcagtcacatacaaTAATATCAGAAAAGCAGGGAGCtcaaatgaatgtaaatttggacacaatgacaaatcttgggtgttaagatgtaaaaaaaacagttacacatTTTGTTACAACAATGTCCAAactcccgtctcaggtcctcagtcctccagagttggagtgtacctggatcacagtgcaggtattctgtccttctacagcgtctctgaaaccatgactctcctccacagagtccagaccacgttcactcagcctctctatgctggactttgGATTTACTATTCTTATGGAGACACTGCAGAGTTGTGTAAActgaaatag